A segment of the Terriglobales bacterium genome:
CTGGCTCTTCTGGCTCTACAAGACCTACAAGGAGGTCCGCGTCCACAGCCCCAACGCCACCACCGTCACTCCCGGAACGGCGGTCGGGTTCTTGTTCATTCCCGTGTTCGGCTTCTTCTGGTTCATCCGCATCGTGGTGAACCTGCCGCGCGCCATTCGCTCCATGCAAGCCGACCACCCCCAGGGCGAGCCCCTCCTGCCCAACGCCGCGGTGAGCTGCCTGCTGCTGGCAGGCTTCCTCTTCAACCTTCTCTCCAGCCTGCATCCCGCCATGCTCCTGCTGGGTGAGGCGTTCCTGCTCTCCGGTCTGCTGCTGGCGCAGAATGCACT
Coding sequences within it:
- a CDS encoding DUF4234 domain-containing protein, producing the protein MAAVATTAPPPAHPAGKQRSLGLMVLWMLFTCNIYWLFWLYKTYKEVRVHSPNATTVTPGTAVGFLFIPVFGFFWFIRIVVNLPRAIRSMQADHPQGEPLLPNAAVSCLLLAGFLFNLLSSLHPAMLLLGEAFLLSGLLLAQNAL